GGTGCTCGCCGGCGTGTTAGCCCACCGCGACAGCGACGACCGCTCCGCCGTGGCCGTCGTCTCCGAGGACCGCACTGTCCGCCGGATGGCGCAGGGCCTGGGTGCGGAAGTGACGAGCAGTTTCGGCGTCGTGGTCCGGGCCGCTATCGAGGACAAGTACCTCAAACCGACCCAGGCGAAGCGGATCGTCAGGCGGATTGATCAACACGGGATGCACCTGACCGGGGAGCTACGGGAGCGGGCGGTTGGAGAGGTCGCCTGAGTTCACTGCCGCGAATAGTGGGTTCATGTCTTTTAGCGCCGGGTTTTCGACAGAACGATTGTGCTCTCAGCCCCTTGCCGCCCCGCTGCTGGACTTGAAAGCGTGGGTTTAACAGTGCGGCCCCCAACTCTGGAGGTATGCAGGGTAATCTTCCGCCTGAAGCACAGGAGAAGCTCGAGGAACTGCAGGACCTTCAGCAGACAGCACAGCAGGTCGCCGCACAGAAACAGCAGGCCGAGACAGAGCTCCAGGAGTCCCAGACGGCTCTGGACGAGCTCGACGACATCGACGAGGACTCGACCATGTACCGCGAGGTCGGCGAACTCCTCGTGAAGACCGAGTTCGACGAGGCACAGGACGACCTCGAAGAGAAGGTCAACAGCCTCGAAGTCCGCGTCGAGACGCTCGAAAAGCAGGAAGAGCGCGTCCAGGAGCAGTTCGAAGAGCTCCAGAGCGAGCTCCAGCAGATGCTCGGTGGCGCAGGCGGCGCGGGTCCGGCCGGCGGCCCCGGCGCTGGCGGCGCATAAGGCGATGCCGACAGACGATGAGGTCGTCGAGACAGCCTCGACCGCGGCCGAAGACGTTGTCTTCTCGCGATACGATGTTAGCGCGGTCGAGGACCTCGACGTGACTGTCACCTTCGAAGATGGCGTACTAGATGTCGACGTGTACGTCAACGCGCCCGACAGTCGTCAGGACGAGGCACAGGTCGCGGACGACGCTGCCCTTGCCGCACGGGCCGCCGTCGACGACCTGTTCGAAGAATAGGCACCCGCAACGGAGCGGGCAGCCACTCGGTGTTCTACCGACGCCGCGAACCGTCAGTCGTGGCTATCGACGGCTGGGTCCCCGGTCCGGTCGCTCGCGAACCCGGTTCGGAACGCAATCCAGCCCAGCACTGAGACGAACAGTATCGGCGGGAGAATCATGAATCCCCATAGCGGGTCCAGTCCCCAGCCAAGTAGCAGGGCCAGGTCGAACAGCCCGATAGCGAGAAACGGCGAGACGAACAGGAGAGCCCGCTTCCGGTTCATCTCGCCCGACGATTCCGACGCCGACGAGTCCTCGTCACCCGCAAGGAGGTCTGCAGTCGTACGGTCACGGGGTCCGTCGTCGGCGTGGACGCTGGACTCGGCGGTGTCATCCATACCCGTCACTCGGAGTTCAGCAAGCAAAAAAACCGCGCTTGGTCGATCGTCGAAGGAAGAGCCGTCAGGTCAGGGGGATTACGCGTCGCTGTCGTCGCTTTCGTCGTCAGTGGACTGTTCGTCGTCCGCGTCCCTCTCGTCGGTGTCCTCGTCCGCATCCGCGTCGTCAGTGGACTCCTCGTCGGTGTCGTCCGCGTCCGCGTCAGCGTCCTCGGACGCGGATTCGGTTTCGTTCTCTGCCCCGTCGCTCTCGTCACCGGGGGTCAGGTCGCTGATCTGTGCGCCCAGGTCGCCCGCGAGTTCGCCGGCCTGCTTCTGCCCGATGAGCGTGTGGATCTCGCTGACGAAGTCAGGGACCTGTCCGGGGAGGTCCGACGGCGGGCCGCGCTGGTCGCCTGCCTGGCCGGCGTCAGCGGGCGGGCCGCGGCGGTCAGCTGCCTCGGCAGCGCCGCCCGATTCGTTCTCGTCTGCGGTCGTTGTTTCGTTCGCTGCCTGCTCGGCGGCGTTGTCCGCCTGTGCGTTGTCCGCGTGGTCATCGGCCTGTGCGCCTGCTGCGCCGGGGAGTGCCGCCGCCGAGCCCGTGATGACGAGCACGGCAAGCAGGCCGCCGGCAATCGTAGTGAGTTTCATTGTGATCGTTGCCTCCGCTCGTCTCTCTGGCCCAGTGGCATATGAAGAGGGCAAGCCGAAAAGGCGAATTAAGTCGAATTTATCCGAATTGGCCGTTCTATCGCCCGTTTTAATTCGGTTTAATCGCGATTCAGTGTGCGCTCACCAGGCCGTCGCGTCCAGACTGGACTGCTGGGCGGGATGGCTGGCGTGCGCGTCACGCGGTCGGTCCGGTCGACGGAGGCGTAGCCGGAGTCGGCCAGGCGAATAACGGACAGGATAGACCCCTGAAACCGCCGCCGGGGTAGCTTTTCATACCCGCAAACCCAACACTGGCCCATGGAACACGATGCCACGGTCGAAGGGGTCGGCGTCGGCGTCAGCGAAGAAGGGAGTGGCACGCCGGTCGTCCTGCTCCGTGCGCGCGAAGAGATTGTCCCCATCTTCGTCAGCAAGGACCAGGCCCAGTCGATGCAACTGGCGATGGCCGGCGAGCCCTTCGAGCGCCCGCTCACCCACGATCTGCTGGTCGAGATGGTGACGGAGTTCGGGGGCGCCATCGACCGGGTCCGTATCGACGATCTGGCCGACGGGACCTTCTACGGGAAGATCGACGCGGAGCAGTACACCGACGACCGGCGGAAGGACATGGTGTTCGACGCCCGCCCTTCGGATGCCATCGCGATTGCCCTCCGGGTGGATTGTCCGGTCGTCGTGACAGACGATGTTATCGACGAGGCCGGGCGACCGCCGGAACAGTTCGACCAGAGTGGGAGCGGCAGCGAAGACCTCGGACTGTGAGAACACGAAACATTTCTGCGTCTGTCCACCCTTGATACCCTTGATGGGGTACGAATCGGTCATTTTCGACAACGACGGCGTGTTGCTGACGCTGACTGACATGGACGCACACTACGTCGGCGCGCGCCGGGCCTTCGAGGAACTCGGCGTGCCGTCGCCGTCGACAGCCCACGTCGAGGCCATGAGTATCGGCGTGACTGTGCCCGAACTCACCGACATCTGTACCCAGTACGATATCGACCCCGAGCGGTTCTTCCGGGCCCGTGACGAGGCACTGACTACAGTGCAGCGGGCGCTTATCCGGGCCGGCGAGAAACAGCCCTACAGCGACGTGTCCATGCTCGACCGACTGGACTGTCCGCTGGGCGTGGTCTCATCGAATCAACGGGACACCGTGGCGTTCGCGTTCGAGCATTTCGATATCGGTCACTACTTCGACACCGTCTGGGCGCGCGAGCCGACAGTCGAGAGCCTCCGCCGGAAGAAACCCCGGCCGTACTACATCGAGCGGGCGATGGCGGACCTCGATGTCAGTGACGCCCTGTTCGTCGGCGACAACGAATCTGACATCGAGGCGGCACACCGGGCCGGAATCGACTCGGCGATCATCCGTCGTCCGCATCGGACCGACACCCGACTCGACG
The genomic region above belongs to Haloarcula hispanica ATCC 33960 and contains:
- a CDS encoding prefoldin subunit beta, coding for MQGNLPPEAQEKLEELQDLQQTAQQVAAQKQQAETELQESQTALDELDDIDEDSTMYREVGELLVKTEFDEAQDDLEEKVNSLEVRVETLEKQEERVQEQFEELQSELQQMLGGAGGAGPAGGPGAGGA
- a CDS encoding HAD family hydrolase, with protein sequence MGYESVIFDNDGVLLTLTDMDAHYVGARRAFEELGVPSPSTAHVEAMSIGVTVPELTDICTQYDIDPERFFRARDEALTTVQRALIRAGEKQPYSDVSMLDRLDCPLGVVSSNQRDTVAFAFEHFDIGHYFDTVWAREPTVESLRRKKPRPYYIERAMADLDVSDALFVGDNESDIEAAHRAGIDSAIIRRPHRTDTRLDVTPDHDVSGLEDVVRIAGRRSGSD
- a CDS encoding bifunctional nuclease family protein, producing MEHDATVEGVGVGVSEEGSGTPVVLLRAREEIVPIFVSKDQAQSMQLAMAGEPFERPLTHDLLVEMVTEFGGAIDRVRIDDLADGTFYGKIDAEQYTDDRRKDMVFDARPSDAIAIALRVDCPVVVTDDVIDEAGRPPEQFDQSGSGSEDLGL